The genomic interval CTCGGCTACGGGAGCCAGGGCCACGCGCACGCGCTCAACCTCGCGGACAGTGCCATCGACGTCGTCGTCGGCCTGCGCGAGGAGTCCAGTTCCCGCGACGCAGCCCAGGAGGACGGTCTCCGGGTGGCGACGCCGACCGAGGCCGCGAAGGAGGCGGACATCGTCTCGATGCTCGTCCCCGACACCGTCCAGCCGGACGTGTTCGCGGCCATCGAACCCCACCTGGAGGCGGGGAACACGCTCCAGTTCGCCCACGGGTTCAACGTCCACTACGGGCAGATAGAGCCCCCCGAGGGCGTCGACGTGACGATGATCGCCCCGAAGTCGCCGGGCCACCTCGTCCGGCGGAACTTCGAGGCGGGCGAGGGGACGCCCGGCCTGCTCGCCATCTACCGCGACGAGTCCGGCGAGGCGAAAGACGAGGCGCTCGCGTACGCGCAGGCCATCGGCTGCACTCGCGCCGGCGTGGTCGAGACCACGTTCCGCGAGGAGACCGAGACGGACCTGTTCGGCGAGCAGGCGGTGCTCTGTGGCGGCGTCACCGAACTCATCAAGGCCGGCTACGAGACGCTCGTCGACGCGGGGTACAGCCCCGAAATGGCGTACTTCGAGTGCATGAACGAGATGAAGCTCATCGTCGACCTGCTGTACGAGGGCGGCCTCGGCGAGATGTGGGACTCGGTGAGCGACACCGCCGAGTACGGCGGCCTGACCCGCGGTGAGGTCGTCGTCGACGACCACGCCCGCGAGCAGATGGAGACCGTGCTGGAGCAGGTTCAGAACGGCGAGTTCGCCCGCGAGTGGATCAACGAGAACCAGGCCGGACGGCCCGCCTACAAGCAGCGTCGCGGTGCCGAGCAGGCCCACGACATCGAGGCGGTGGGCGAGGAACTCCGCGGCCTGTTCGCGTGGGGCGAAGCAGCCGGAGAGGAGAGCGAGGACGAGGCGGCCGCGCCGGAAGCGCCGGCGAACGACTGACGACCAGCGAGACAGACGACCCCGACCCAACTACGATGCCCGAGCACACCACACGAGACGGACGAGAGACGGACCGAGCGGAGAACCGACGACCCGACGACGAGCGACCGACGCTCGCGGACTGCGACCACACCAACCCGTTTACCGGCGAGAGCTTCGGTGACGCGATGGTGTACCACCGCGGCCCAGTCGTCGCCGCCGACGGTGGCGAGGCGGAGGTGACCGAACGAGCGGACGCAGAGAGCGCGGACGCCGAGCAGTCGACCGGCACAGCGGAGGGGGACACCGGCCCCGAGGACGAGGAGACGCTCGGCGACATCGACCACACGCCGCCGCGGGACGCCGAGGACGCGAACCGCGTCTACGAACGCGGCGGTGAGACACCGGACGACGACGACGTATGACCAGTACCGAGACCGCCCATCGGGGAGACCGGAGATGAGCGACCGAACGCTGTACGACCACGTGTGGGACCGCCACCGGGTGCGCACGCTCCCGTCGGGACAGGACCAGCTGTTCGTCGGCTTGCACCTCGTCCACGAGGTGACGAGTCCGCAGGCGTTCGGCATGCTCGAGGAGCGCGGCCTCTCCGTGGCTCGCCCCGACCTGACGCACGCGACGGCGGACCACATCGTTCCGACCGACGACCGTACCCGACCGTACGCCGACGAGGCGGCCGAGTCGATGATGAGCGAACTGGAGGCGAACGTCGGCGGGTCGGACATCCCGTTCCACCACCCCGACACCGGTCGGCAGGGCATCGTCCACGTCGTCGGCCCCGAACAGGGACTCACCCAGCCGGGGATGACCGTCGTCTGCGGCGATTCACACACCGCCACGCACGGCGCGTTCGGCGCGCTGGCGTTCGGTATCGGCACCTCCCAGATTCGTGACGTGCTCGCCACCCAGACCATCGCGATGGAGAAGAAGGACGTCCGGCGCATCGAGGTGACGGGCGAACTCGGCGAGAGCGTCACCGCGAAGGACGTCGTCCTCAGCATCATCCGTGAACTGGGCACCGACGGCGGCGTCGGCTACGTCTACGAGTACGGCGGTCCCGTCGTCGAGTCGCTGGACATGCCCGGTCGGATGACCATCTGCAACATGTCCATCGAGGGCGGCGCTCGCGCGGGCTACGTCAACCCCGACGAGACCACCTACGAGTGGCTCCGCGACACCGACGCCTTCGCCGACGACCCGGAGCGCTTCGACGAACTAAGGGAGTACTGGGAGTCCATCCGGTCGGCCGAGGACGCCGAGTACGACGACGTGGTCACCATCGACGGGAGCGCCCTCGAACCGGTCGTGACGTGGGGAACGACGCCGGGACAGGTCGTCGGCATCACCGAACCCGTCCCGGACCCCGAGTCGTTGCCCGAGGGCCGACGAGACGTCGCGCGCCGCGCCCAGGAGCACACGGGCGTCACGCCCGGCGAGTCGATGGACGGCTACGCCATCGACGTCGCGTTCCTCGGGTCGTGTACGAACGCGCGGCTCTCGGACCTCCGGGACGCGGCGCGGGTCGTCGCGGGCCGGGAGATCCACCCCGACGTGCGCGGTCTGGTCGTCCCCGGCAGCCAGCGGGTCGCCGCGGCAGCAGAGGCCGAGGGCCTCGACGAGACGTTCACGCAGGCCGGTTTCGAGTGGCGCGCGCCCGGCTGTTCGATGTGTCTCGGGATGAACTCGGACCAGCTCGTCGGCGACGAGGTGTGTGCGTCCTCGTCGAACCGGAACTTCGTCGGTCGGCAGGGCTCGAAGGAGGGTCGCACCGTGCTGATGAGTCCGCGGATGGTCGCCGCCGCCGCCGTCTCCGGCGAGGTGACGGACGTGCGCGACCTGCCGCCCGCGGAGGAGGAGGTGGTCGCGTGAGGGACGACGAACGCGACTACGCCGGAGCCGTCGCTCCGGAGGTAGTGGTATGAGCCACCGACCGGAGACCGGCGCGTCCGGCGACGACGACGTCCCGGACACGCCACCCGTCCAGCACGTCGAGGGGACCGGTATCGCGGTCCGCGGCGACGACATCGACACCGACCAGATACTCCCCGCGCGGTTCCTCAAGGTGCTCACCTTCGAGGGGCTGGGCGAGTACTCGTTCTTCGACCAGCGCTTCGAGACGGTCGAGACCGAGGACGGCGAGGAGGAGGTCGAGACCGACCACCCGTTCAACGACCGCGCACACCGCGACGCCTCGGTGCTGGTCGTCGGGAGCAACTTCGGCTGCGGCTCCTCGCGCGAGCACGCCCCGCAGGCGCTCCAGCGCTGGGGCATCGACGCGGTGGTCGGCGAGTCGTTCGCCGAGATCTTCGCGGGCAACTGCCTCGCGCTCGGCGTCCCGACGGTGACGCTCGACGAGGACGAGATCGAGTCGCTCCAGTCGTTCGTCGAGGCGCATCCCGACGCCGAGATAGCGGTCGACGTCGCCGAGCAGACGGTCAGCTACGGCGGTGAGACCGTCCAGGCGAGCGTCGACGACATGCAGCGCCACGCGCTCGTCGAGGGCCAGTGGGACACGACGGCGCAGCTGGCGTCGGTCCCCGAACAAATCGCCGAGACGGGGCGGAGCCTGCCGTACGTCGGAGGCGACCGGTGAGCCACGAGATTGCCGTCCTCCCCGGCGACGGCATCGGCCGGGAGGTGACGCCCGCCGCCGTCGACGTGCTGGACGCGCTCGACGTCGAGTTCGGCTTCGCGGACTGTGAGGCCGGCGACGCGGTGGCCGAGGAGCAGGGCACGCCGCTCCCCGAGGAGACCGTCGAGACCGTTCGGGAGGCCGACGCGACGCTGTTCGGCGCGGTCGGCGAGACGGCCGCCGACGTCATCCTCCCGCTCCGTGACGTGGTCGGGAGCTACGCCAACGTCCGTCCCGCACGGGCGTACCCCGGCGTCGACGCGCTCCAGCCGGAGACGGACCTCGTGTTCGTCCGCGAGAACACCGAGGGCGTCTACTCGGGCATCGAGAACGAGATCGCGCCGGGCGTGACGACGCTCACGCGAGTCGTCACCGACGACGCCTCGCGGCGCATCGCCGAGTTCGCGTTCGACTACGCCGAGGAACGCGGCAGCGACGTCACCGTCGCCCACAAGTCGAACGTGATGCGCGTCACCGACGGCCAGTATCTGGAGTCCGTTCGAGCGGTCGGCGACGAACGCGGCGAGGAGTACGACGAGGCGCTGATGGACGCGCTGGCGATGCACCTCGTCCTCCGCCCCGAGGAGTACGACGTGGTTTGCTGTCCGAACCTCGCGGGCGACGTGCTGAGCGACCTCGCCGCGGGCCTCGTCGGCGGCCTCGGCCTGCTACCCAGCGCGAACGTCGGCGACGACAACGCGCTGTTCGAACCGGTCCACGGGAGCGCCCCCGACATCGCCGGGCAGGGCGTCGCCAACCCCGCCGCGGCGATACTGTCGGCGGCGATGCTGCTGGAGTGGCTCGGCGAGGACGAGGCGGGCGAGCAGGTTCGAACGGCGGTCGAGGGCGTCCTCAGCGACGGCCCCCGGACGCCGGACCTCGGCGGCGACGCCTCGACGGACGACGTGACCGAAGCCGTCGTCGACCGTCTCTGAACCGCCGAGTCAGCTCTCGCCGAGCACTCCGTTCAGTCGAGCGATACCGTATCCAGAGAGTTCGATGCCGAGCGCGGCGTACGAGAACAGGGAGGAGTAGTCGTGACTCGTCGCGTTCCCGGTAGCGAACGGGATACCCGAGACGGCGAGCAGGATGCCGACGAGCAACCAATCCTGTGCGGCCAAACCGCGACGTTCGTGAGCGCCGACGAGTCGCGACTGGTCCGGGGGTCGGTCAGTTACCGTGCTCTTCCTCGGCGGCCGCCGCGCGGATCTCCTCCCAGCGGCCACTGTTCTCCAGTCGCTCCTGCAGGCGCGTCGTGTACTCGTCGACGAGTCGCTCGGCCGTCTCGATGCGCTCGGCGTCGTCGGGTCCGTCGTCACCGCTCATGCCGAACGCGTCCTTGATGGAGCCGAACAGGCCACCCGAGGACCCACCGTCGCTGGCACTCCCACCACCGGCGTTCGGCTGTTCGGAGGCGATGCGGTCCATCTCCGGGACGACCGACTCCAGTTTCGAGGTGTCGCCGACGAGTCGGGCCGCCTCCGGGTCGTCGACGTCCGCGACCCGGAACTCGGTGGCGGTCATCACGAGGTTCCACTCCTGGTTGGAGAGCGACGACTGGGCGACCCGGTCGCCGAACTCCCGGTCGACGGCCATCCGCGACCCGACGAGACGGTCTGTCCACGACATACTACCCTCGTCACCGTCGCGGGGCGTAACTCTTCGCCCGCCGGTCAGAAGTCTGGGAGGTCGTCCGGCGCCTCGTAGTCGGACTCCCAGTCGATGTACTCGTCCTTCAGGACGTCGCAGACGACCTGTCCGAGTTCGGTCAGCGCCGCGTTGATGCCCGACACCCGCGCCCAGGAGTCGAGGTTCGGGTGCAGGTCCCGCTCCTTCCAGTCCTCGGGGAGTCCGGGTGCGTGGTACCCGACCCGCTCGGCGAAGGCGTCCCAGAAGAAGTCGTACTCCGCGACGAGGCCGAGATCACGGACGATGTCCCACTCCGGTTCGCCGAGGTCGGTGTGCTCGCTCCACTCGCCGAACGCCCGCTCCCACGCGCCGTCGTGGAGGTACTCGTCGAGTTCCTCGCGGCGATAGTCG from Halomarina salina carries:
- a CDS encoding DUF5799 family protein, which gives rise to MSWTDRLVGSRMAVDREFGDRVAQSSLSNQEWNLVMTATEFRVADVDDPEAARLVGDTSKLESVVPEMDRIASEQPNAGGGSASDGGSSGGLFGSIKDAFGMSGDDGPDDAERIETAERLVDEYTTRLQERLENSGRWEEIRAAAAEEEHGN
- the ilvC gene encoding ketol-acid reductoisomerase — translated: MTDNQIYYDDDAAYENIEEKTVAVLGYGSQGHAHALNLADSAIDVVVGLREESSSRDAAQEDGLRVATPTEAAKEADIVSMLVPDTVQPDVFAAIEPHLEAGNTLQFAHGFNVHYGQIEPPEGVDVTMIAPKSPGHLVRRNFEAGEGTPGLLAIYRDESGEAKDEALAYAQAIGCTRAGVVETTFREETETDLFGEQAVLCGGVTELIKAGYETLVDAGYSPEMAYFECMNEMKLIVDLLYEGGLGEMWDSVSDTAEYGGLTRGEVVVDDHAREQMETVLEQVQNGEFAREWINENQAGRPAYKQRRGAEQAHDIEAVGEELRGLFAWGEAAGEESEDEAAAPEAPAND
- the leuC gene encoding 3-isopropylmalate dehydratase large subunit — its product is MSDRTLYDHVWDRHRVRTLPSGQDQLFVGLHLVHEVTSPQAFGMLEERGLSVARPDLTHATADHIVPTDDRTRPYADEAAESMMSELEANVGGSDIPFHHPDTGRQGIVHVVGPEQGLTQPGMTVVCGDSHTATHGAFGALAFGIGTSQIRDVLATQTIAMEKKDVRRIEVTGELGESVTAKDVVLSIIRELGTDGGVGYVYEYGGPVVESLDMPGRMTICNMSIEGGARAGYVNPDETTYEWLRDTDAFADDPERFDELREYWESIRSAEDAEYDDVVTIDGSALEPVVTWGTTPGQVVGITEPVPDPESLPEGRRDVARRAQEHTGVTPGESMDGYAIDVAFLGSCTNARLSDLRDAARVVAGREIHPDVRGLVVPGSQRVAAAAEAEGLDETFTQAGFEWRAPGCSMCLGMNSDQLVGDEVCASSSNRNFVGRQGSKEGRTVLMSPRMVAAAAVSGEVTDVRDLPPAEEEVVA
- the leuD gene encoding 3-isopropylmalate dehydratase small subunit; translation: MSHRPETGASGDDDVPDTPPVQHVEGTGIAVRGDDIDTDQILPARFLKVLTFEGLGEYSFFDQRFETVETEDGEEEVETDHPFNDRAHRDASVLVVGSNFGCGSSREHAPQALQRWGIDAVVGESFAEIFAGNCLALGVPTVTLDEDEIESLQSFVEAHPDAEIAVDVAEQTVSYGGETVQASVDDMQRHALVEGQWDTTAQLASVPEQIAETGRSLPYVGGDR
- a CDS encoding isocitrate/isopropylmalate dehydrogenase family protein, translating into MSHEIAVLPGDGIGREVTPAAVDVLDALDVEFGFADCEAGDAVAEEQGTPLPEETVETVREADATLFGAVGETAADVILPLRDVVGSYANVRPARAYPGVDALQPETDLVFVRENTEGVYSGIENEIAPGVTTLTRVVTDDASRRIAEFAFDYAEERGSDVTVAHKSNVMRVTDGQYLESVRAVGDERGEEYDEALMDALAMHLVLRPEEYDVVCCPNLAGDVLSDLAAGLVGGLGLLPSANVGDDNALFEPVHGSAPDIAGQGVANPAAAILSAAMLLEWLGEDEAGEQVRTAVEGVLSDGPRTPDLGGDASTDDVTEAVVDRL